From one Triticum urartu cultivar G1812 chromosome 3, Tu2.1, whole genome shotgun sequence genomic stretch:
- the LOC125545364 gene encoding uncharacterized protein LOC125545364: MPLLLAILLHYLLLPPRCRWLLLLPAESSLAKVAMLLRLRIRLKRGGRRPAPSRVKMGMGIPAHNPSSPSALSSSPTNCRFRRTTSTSAALYLNSATTATPR, encoded by the exons atgccactgcTGCTGGCAATTCTGCTTCACTACCTGCTCCTGCCGCCACGGTGCCGGTGGCTGCTCCTGCTTCCGGCGGAGTCGTCCCTTGCAAAAGTTGCAATGCTGCTCAGGCTCAGGATCAGGCTCAAGCGTGGTGGTAGAAGACCTGCTCCTTCCCGCGTCAAGATGGGAATGGGAATACCGGCACACAACCCCTCCTCGCCTTCCGCTTTGTCTTCGTCGCCGACAAACTGCAGATTCAGGAGGACCACCTCCACCTCAGCGGCCCTATACCTGAATTCGGCGACCACAGCCACACCCAG GTGA